A stretch of DNA from Acinetobacter sp. C26M:
CTTTACATGGTCAGGAACACTGCCATTGTCTCGCTTTGCTCGTATTGCTCGAGAAGCTGTTGGTTCAATTGATGATCAATTGATCAACATAGACTGTAAGCTATCAATGGATATCTATCATCGTATTGTATGGTTAGATGGACATACTGAAGCAAAAGTTCCAATGGTCTGCCAACGTTGTTTGGAAGCCGTTGAAATTGAATTGGTTTCAGACTTTCATTTAGCTTTGATTGATGATGAGTCACTGATAGAGCGATTGGATGAGGATGCTGATTTCATCGTTCTAGGTGAAAGTGAATCTTCAAAAAAAGGTGATTATGATGCACCTGCAGTGATAGATTTACTCGCACTACTAGAAGATGAGCTGTTATTGTTGGTGCCTTTATCTCCTAAGCATGATGCTTGTGAGCATAAGCATCAACCTGCCACTCCAGATGTTGTCGAAGAGAAAAAGCGGGATAACCCGTTTGATGTTTTGGCAGGTCTGAAGGGTAAACTTAACTCATAATTTATGTTATAATGTTGAGTTAAGACAACTGAATTTGTTCTGATCCATTTTTTCGATCTTTGTAAGGAGCCATCATGGCCGTTCAGCAAAACCGTAAAAGTCGCTCTCGCCGTGACATGCGCCGTTCACATGACGCTTTAACCGAGAATGCATTATCTGTAGACCAAACTACTGGTGAAACTCATCGTCGTCACCACGTGACTAAAGACGGTATTTACCGTGGTCGTCAATTATTCGCTAAAGCAGCTGATGCTGAATAATTGAACTATATGCATTAAGCGTTAGCTTAAAGTATAGAAAAAATGGGAGCGAAAGCTCCCTTTTTTGTTGTTTTTCGCAATTAAAAAACGATTTAATCAATGGTAAATTGCCGCATCGGGAAAGAGTCTGTTGTCATTCTCATGTAAAATCATGAGTGTTGATGAAATTGGCGATAGACCATTTTAAGGATTTTTATATGTCGACTAAACGACTTGAGCAGGCTGCTCAAGCAACAAAAACAGCATTTGTTTTTCCAGGTCAGGGCTCGCAAAAAGCGGGTATGCTGGCTGAACTTGCAGAGCAGT
This window harbors:
- a CDS encoding YceD family protein, with the translated sequence MSANTFPSQIEPFKWAEQGFTWSGTLPLSRFARIAREAVGSIDDQLINIDCKLSMDIYHRIVWLDGHTEAKVPMVCQRCLEAVEIELVSDFHLALIDDESLIERLDEDADFIVLGESESSKKGDYDAPAVIDLLALLEDELLLLVPLSPKHDACEHKHQPATPDVVEEKKRDNPFDVLAGLKGKLNS
- the rpmF gene encoding 50S ribosomal protein L32; protein product: MAVQQNRKSRSRRDMRRSHDALTENALSVDQTTGETHRRHHVTKDGIYRGRQLFAKAADAE